The Candidatus Methylomirabilota bacterium genome includes a window with the following:
- a CDS encoding redox-sensing transcriptional repressor Rex, which produces MPRRASYRFSKIPEMTIRRLSVYTRCLLQLEEDGVKTVSSQELAERFNLNSAQVRKDLAYFGEFGVRGIGYYVSGLKAELQKILGLHREWPVALVGFGNLGSALFHYKGFARQGFRISAIFDEDPAKYNREVDGVPVLPARELAREVKARGIQIGIVAVPAESAQVVTDQLVAAGIKAILNFAPVRIRVPRDIRLKDVDLSIELETLSFYLAKGAR; this is translated from the coding sequence ATGCCCCGGCGCGCCAGCTATCGCTTCTCCAAGATCCCGGAGATGACCATTCGGCGTCTCTCCGTCTACACGCGCTGTCTGCTGCAGCTCGAGGAGGACGGCGTCAAGACGGTCTCGTCCCAAGAGCTGGCCGAGCGCTTCAACCTCAACTCGGCGCAGGTGCGCAAGGACCTGGCGTACTTCGGTGAGTTCGGCGTGCGCGGCATCGGCTACTACGTCTCTGGCCTCAAGGCCGAGCTACAGAAGATCCTGGGCCTCCATCGGGAGTGGCCGGTCGCGCTGGTCGGCTTCGGCAATCTCGGCTCGGCGCTCTTCCACTACAAGGGCTTCGCCCGGCAGGGGTTCCGGATCAGCGCGATCTTCGACGAAGATCCCGCCAAATACAACCGTGAGGTCGACGGCGTCCCCGTCCTCCCCGCCCGCGAGCTGGCCCGCGAGGTCAAGGCGCGGGGCATCCAGATCGGGATCGTGGCGGTGCCGGCGGAGAGCGCGCAGGTGGTAACGGACCAGCTCGTGGCCGCGGGCATCAAGGCGATCCTGAACTTCGCGCCCGTCCGCATCCGCGTGCCCCGCGACATCCGGCTCAAGGACGTGGACCTGTCGATCGAGCTGGAGACTCTCAGCTTCTACCTCGCGAAAGGCGCGCGGTGA
- the atpB gene encoding F0F1 ATP synthase subunit A: MEAIEHPPIFSLPGIPDHVTYTWLVMIVLTVVAFLASRNLALVPRGLQNFLEVVLEQFLGLIDDVMGPEGRRYLPLIATLGLFILMGNLLGIVPGVVGPTANLNTTAACALTVFIAYHAIGIRKQGLGTYLNHFAGPMPWSLGMVPIKLLMIPIELISHLARPLSLSLRLFGNMTGGHILLAIIFFLMGLDGLIGWALSGSAAGALVGGLGGIIMIAFTVGFLYPLKILVSVLQAFIFVMLTMLYISGAIEETEHHADHHEQKQTR, from the coding sequence ATGGAGGCGATCGAGCACCCGCCCATCTTCAGCCTGCCGGGCATTCCCGACCACGTCACCTATACGTGGCTGGTGATGATCGTGCTGACGGTGGTGGCGTTCCTGGCCTCGCGGAACCTCGCGCTCGTGCCCCGCGGGCTGCAGAACTTCCTGGAGGTCGTGCTCGAGCAGTTCCTCGGGCTGATCGACGACGTCATGGGGCCCGAGGGCCGTCGCTACCTGCCGCTGATCGCCACCCTGGGGCTGTTCATCCTGATGGGGAACCTCCTGGGGATCGTGCCGGGCGTGGTCGGGCCGACGGCCAACCTCAACACGACCGCGGCCTGCGCGCTGACGGTCTTCATCGCCTACCACGCCATCGGCATCCGCAAGCAGGGCCTCGGCACCTACCTGAACCACTTCGCGGGTCCGATGCCCTGGTCACTGGGGATGGTCCCCATCAAGCTGCTCATGATCCCGATCGAGCTGATCAGCCACCTGGCCCGCCCGCTGTCGCTCTCCTTGCGACTCTTCGGCAACATGACGGGGGGGCACATCCTGCTGGCCATCATCTTCTTTCTCATGGGGCTGGACGGCCTGATCGGGTGGGCGCTGTCGGGTAGCGCGGCCGGGGCCCTGGTCGGGGGCCTGGGCGGCATCATCATGATCGCCTTCACCGTGGGGTTTCTCTACCCCCTCAAGATCCTCGTCTCGGTTCTCCAGGCATTCATCTTCGTGATGCTGACGATGCTGTACATCTCCGGAGCGATCGAAGAGACCGAACACCACGCGGATCACCACGAGCAGAAGCAAACACGCTGA
- a CDS encoding ATP synthase F0 subunit C, whose translation MSRSLILVGLAVVGIPGVASAAEAAGGGGGWIGPFAVIAAGLGMALAAGLCGLGQGRAVASAVDAMARQPGAAARIQTAMIIGLALIESLAIYVLVVAMILLFVQPIK comes from the coding sequence GTGTCACGTTCACTGATTCTGGTGGGTCTGGCAGTCGTCGGGATTCCGGGTGTCGCGTCCGCCGCAGAAGCCGCCGGGGGCGGCGGCGGATGGATTGGTCCCTTCGCCGTGATCGCCGCTGGGTTGGGCATGGCGCTGGCGGCGGGTCTTTGCGGGCTCGGCCAGGGGCGCGCGGTGGCCTCCGCCGTCGACGCGATGGCGCGCCAGCCGGGGGCGGCGGCGCGTATTCAGACCGCGATGATCATCGGTCTGGCGCTGATCGAGTCGCTGGCCATCTACGTCCTCGTCGTCGCGATGATTCTCCTGTTCGTGCAACCGATCAAGTAG